A single genomic interval of Hyphomicrobium methylovorum harbors:
- a CDS encoding GAF domain-containing protein: MNTPIVKGPIAMTNWDTLSTSSGEEALARIVAEFKADSGTIHFLGDDGLLHLFSASAGMPDAVLSIIRTIPVGKGMAGLAVERGQAVNACNIQTDSSGDVRPGARATAMAGAVVVPIFSGEDIVGALGVANRTERTFTDDEIASLTNAGRALAQQRQGGVPQSSN, translated from the coding sequence ATGAATACGCCGATTGTGAAAGGACCGATTGCCATGACGAACTGGGATACGCTGAGCACGTCAAGCGGTGAGGAGGCGTTGGCCCGCATCGTCGCTGAATTTAAAGCAGACAGCGGAACGATTCATTTTCTCGGCGATGACGGACTGTTGCACCTGTTCTCAGCGAGCGCGGGAATGCCGGACGCGGTTTTGTCCATTATCCGCACAATTCCGGTCGGAAAGGGCATGGCGGGGTTGGCCGTCGAACGCGGGCAGGCGGTCAATGCCTGCAACATCCAAACCGATTCGAGCGGAGACGTTCGCCCAGGTGCGCGCGCCACAGCAATGGCGGGGGCCGTGGTCGTGCCGATCTTCTCCGGCGAAGACATCGTCGGTGCGTTGGGCGTGGCGAACCGCACCGAGCGAACCTTCACCGACGATGAAATCGCGAGTCTGACGAACGCTGGGCGTGCGCTTGCCCAACAACGGCAAGGCGGCGTCCCTCAGTCCTCGAACTGA